The Naumovozyma dairenensis CBS 421 chromosome 8, complete genome genomic sequence AGTTAGCCATTATGCTAACGATGTTACATATGATGTAGAAGGTTTCATTGAGAAAAATAGAGATACTGTGTCTGATGGACACCTTGAAGTATTAAATGCTACAACTAATTCCACTCTAAAATCAATTTTAGAACTTCtacaaaaggaaacaatTGAACCAAACACTTCTAGTAACTCGGTAGCTTCCACTGCTAGGAATAGTCCATCTCCTACGGctttgaataaaaagaCAACACAAAGGAAAAACACATTAGGTTTCATGTTTAAAAAATCCCTAGTTGAATTAATGCAAACCATCAACGAGACAAATGTTCATTATATTCGTTGTATCAAACCTAATTCAGAGAAGGAGGCATGGAAGTTTGATAACTTAATGGTTTTATCTCAATTAAGAGCATGTGGTGTTCTTGAAACCATTAGAATCTCTTGCGCAGGTTTCCCATCGAGGTGGacatttgatgaatttggtcagagatattatttcttaacTAGTACCTATGATGAATGGAATTCTttagataatgaagatactAATGTATTGATTCCATTCTGTaaacaaattttaaatgaaacaattgaTGACGTAACAAAATATCAAGTTGGTAATACCaagattttctttaaagCTGGTATTTTAGCgtttttagaaaaattaagaagTGATAAACTTAATAAATTGGCTATTATGATTCAAAATAGAATAAGAATGAAACATTATCGATATTTATACTTGTCAATTCAAAAGAGTATTCGTGATTGTCAAAAATTGATTAGAGGATATAATGTTCGTGAAGATGTTGCTAAACAAGTGAAACTCGCCGCTTCTATTTTGATTCAAACTAAATATAGATCTGTGAAAGTTAATCGTGATGTAACCGAAACTTTGCAGAGTATTACTAGTGTACAAAGTCAACTGAAGGGATATATTGTAATGAGACGTATTGAAATTGAGTTACAAAAGAAAGCATGTACCATGATTCAAAAGAAGGTTAGATCATATAAATACCAGAGGCTCTTTAAGGATTACAAGAGATCGTCTGTTGTCATTCAAAGTCATATGAGAAGAAAGGCTGCTGTGAAGATATATGAACTAGCAAAGAAGGAACGTAACTCCGTGGGtcatttgaaaacaatTGCGgaagatttacaaaatgaagttattcaatttattgaagaattagtaattaatatcaaagaaaataagaaaactACAGATATATGTCGACAGATCTCTAAGGAAGATAGAACAACATTGAAGAGCTCGACGGGAATACAATATTCCAAGAAATTGcaacaattgaaagatgataaattgTTAGTACAAAATGTTTTGgataaatatgaaaaattgaaagatttttgtagaaaagaattaaaagatttagaAGAGCATACGtctaataataatcgtGACAATCTATCACTGGAAGCCAAATTATTACATaccaagaaagaaataaaaaaattaagagGTATGGATTTTAGTCAAAGTAGTGGAGGGGCAAAAAAAAGTACAAACGATACATTGAATTTTGATGACAATACTAAACCAATCAACGATGAACTAGTTAATATTTTGACCAATGAAACATCTAATTTGATCAAAGAAGCTATAGAAGGAATGCTACCTCACGGTAATGGTGCTGATGTTATAAATAAAACTGcgaagaaaaataagaatgaaattttatattttgcGAGAACGATTATAATTATCCTTGATTATATGtctaaattgaatttaacaGATGcgatgaaaaaattgactACACAAGCATTGATGGCGATTGAAGAACTTATATCATCTGAAGAATCGAACAGTAAGCAAAATGCCTTAGCAACGAATTTTTATTGGTTAAATAATGTCCATGAAATCTATGGcttcatttattatatttcatcTCGTAGCTCTAATTCGAATGCAcatatgaaaaatgaaattgaacaattacaaaagaGTTGTACAAAGACATATCTTAAGCTTTACAAGAATTGTTCCAGGTATACCTTACATGAATTAAAGAGACAATTTAACTCAAGTAGTAGCAGTAGTAGtaacaaagaagaaaacgaTGCTATCAAAGAACAATTGGACAcgatttatatttatactGATTTGTTTGGTATGGATGGCACATTTGCACAAAATATGATAGTTAGAATATTAGAAGAACTCAACACGATTctatttaatgatttgtTGATTAATACAAACAGATTGACATGGGAAGATGGGTACCAAATTGACTTGAAATTGAGgagaatatttaaatggtGTGATTCAcatgaaatattatctagtcaagaatatttgaatcataTATGTCAATCTGccaaattattacaattaaGATTATCCAATTTGgaagatttcaaaattgttTGTGAATTTTGTTATTCTCTTACCATGGATCAAATCCATACTATTTTGGCCAAATATACTCCCACAGAGTTTGAACAGCCTATTCCAAAAGAGAttatgaattatatatCGAATATATTGAGGAAGAATGATTCGAGAAGACATCATAGTAATAATCACAGAGGTACGAAGAACATAACATTGAAATCGACAATGGATAGTGTCGCTCATAACAATGATGGCATGGACCAGATAAGGTCTATAGATATTGAAGGATATGGAGATTTGGGGGCGTACTTGCCAACAGATCGTGAATTGGCGTACTTGAGGAAAGTTTTACAACTTAGCGTTGTTTAAACAAGTAGAACGAGGA encodes the following:
- the NDAI0H02590 gene encoding uncharacterized protein (similar to Saccharomyces cerevisiae MYO4 (YAL029C) and MYO2 (YOR326W); ancestral locus Anc_7.68), whose product is MPSFEVGTRCWLPDEEKGWVGCEVTKNEYLPSGQCHLVLTKETGETIYIETTNEALNAAANYQDSTIKDTTLPVLRNPPILEVAHDLTFLSYLNEPAVLHAIKQRYAQNCIYTYSGIVLIAINPFANIDELYTQEMIQQYARKTREEMVPHIFAIAEEAFREMSNKHENQTIIVSGESGAGKTVTAKYIMRFFASVEEDISASDGDEAHQLEMSDIEKKILATNPIMEAFGNAKTTRNDNSSRFGKYLQILFDSNKKIIGSKIKTYLLERSRLVYQPKSERNYHIFYQLLKGLTPDIRESLHLTEPSDYFYLNQGESIEIIGMDDIEEFNVTSDSLSLIGFTSGMQFEIFKVLAALLHIGNIEIKKTRNEASVSSEDPHLIYACELLGIDPSSFAKWIVKKQINTRSEKIISNLNFNQACVSRDSVAKFIYSGIFNSLVENINTVLCNPDVEESINSFIGVLDIYGFEHFEQNSFEQFCINYANEKLQQEFNKHVFKLEQEEYIQEEIEWSFIEFNDNQPCIDLIENRVGILSLLDEESRLPSGSDESWTEKLYQTFSKPPTNSVFGKPRFHQDKFIVSHYANDVTYDVEGFIEKNRDTVSDGHLEVLNATTNSTLKSILELLQKETIEPNTSSNSVASTARNSPSPTALNKKTTQRKNTLGFMFKKSLVELMQTINETNVHYIRCIKPNSEKEAWKFDNLMVLSQLRACGVLETIRISCAGFPSRWTFDEFGQRYYFLTSTYDEWNSLDNEDTNVLIPFCKQILNETIDDVTKYQVGNTKIFFKAGILAFLEKLRSDKLNKLAIMIQNRIRMKHYRYLYLSIQKSIRDCQKLIRGYNVREDVAKQVKLAASILIQTKYRSVKVNRDVTETLQSITSVQSQLKGYIVMRRIEIELQKKACTMIQKKVRSYKYQRLFKDYKRSSVVIQSHMRRKAAVKIYELAKKERNSVGHLKTIAEDLQNEVIQFIEELVINIKENKKTTDICRQISKEDRTTLKSSTGIQYSKKLQQLKDDKLLVQNVLDKYEKLKDFCRKELKDLEEHTSNNNRDNLSLEAKLLHTKKEIKKLRGMDFSQSSGGAKKSTNDTLNFDDNTKPINDELVNILTNETSNLIKEAIEGMLPHGNGADVINKTAKKNKNEILYFARTIIIILDYMSKLNLTDAMKKLTTQALMAIEELISSEESNSKQNALATNFYWLNNVHEIYGFIYYISSRSSNSNAHMKNEIEQLQKSCTKTYLKLYKNCSRYTLHELKRQFNSSSSSSSNKEENDAIKEQLDTIYIYTDLFGMDGTFAQNMIVRILEELNTILFNDLLINTNRLTWEDGYQIDLKLRRIFKWCDSHEILSSQEYLNHICQSAKLLQLRLSNLEDFKIVCEFCYSLTMDQIHTILAKYTPTEFEQPIPKEIMNYISNILRKNDSRRHHSNNHRGTKNITLKSTMDSVAHNNDGMDQIRSIDIEGYGDLGAYLPTDRELAYLRKVLQLSVV